From Orcinus orca chromosome 3, mOrcOrc1.1, whole genome shotgun sequence, a single genomic window includes:
- the PLIN4 gene encoding perilipin-4: protein MSAQDEGGRDPPKPKGKTLGSFFGSLPGFSSAQNQVAHAHSSAREARPVAHPTGAPAAETAQPQAEVATDPEQTTRDVEKTLPLSDRVISRTNDLVWSKMTRTKDAFSCGMANIVDTAKGVVQGGLGMTQSTLTGTKDAVSTGLTGAVNMAKGTVQMGMDTTKTVLTGTKDAVSSGLTGAMGVAKGTVQMGVDTTRTVLTGTKDAVSSGLTGSVNMAKGTVQTGMDTTKTVLTGTKDAVSTGLTGAMGVAKGTVQMGVDTTKTVLTGTKDAVSTGLTGAVNMAKGTVQTGMDTTKTVLTGTKDAMSTGLTGAMGVAKGTVQMGVDTTKTVLTGTKDAVSTGLTGAVNMAKGTVQTGMDTTKTVLTGTKDAVSTGLTGAMGVAKGAVQTGVDTTKTVLTGTKDAMSAGLTGAVNMAKGTVQTGMDTTKTVLTGTKDAVSTGLTGAVNMAKGTVQTGMDTTKTVLIGSKDAMSAGLTGAMGVAKGAVQTGMDTTKTVLTGTKDAVSTGLTGAVNMAKGTVQTGVDTTKTVLTGTKDAMSAGLTGAMGVAKGTVQMGVDTTKTVLTGTKDAVSSGLTGAVNMAKGTVQTGMDTTKTVLTGTKDAMSAGLTGAMGVAKGSVQMGVDTTKTVLTGTKDAMSAGLTGAMGVAKGTVQMGVDTTKTVLTGTKDAMSAGLTGAMGVAKGTVQMGVDTTKTVLTGTKDAMSAGLHGAVGVAKGTVQMGVDTTKTVLTGTKDAMSAGLHGAMGVAKGTVQTSMDTTKTVLTGTKDAMSAGLTGAMGVAKGTVQMGVDTTKTVLTGTKDAMSTGLTGAMGVAKGTVQTGVDTTKTVLTGTKDAMSAGLTGAMGMAKGAVQSGMDTTKTVLTGTKDAVSAGLTGAMGVAKGAIQTGVDTTNTVLTGTKDAVSTGLTGAVNVATGALQTGLNTTTNVSAGTRNTISSGMAGAVNVANAAAQWGLDTSKAVLTGTKDAVSTGLTRVGNVARGGVQTGLGTIQNWLPVSQDAASGGLATSGAPDEGEQTILNPHEAQSCGVSRPPDTLCARLDLAGKATTNTKGLVSAEVTFTPEAALGKKDDVGPGATTCSQEGARGFATLRHTLEELGEIFQPMSAEEQAQLAASQPRLREAMADQSSYFVRLGDLDPSFRQRAFEHALSHLQQGQFQALDVLAQLEDAFWLIEKAQQAPDRQPWPDQDLSSQAGAQEVPAAGALSRVCSLVQQLHVAYSSLASGLQGLPAELRWQLRQARHSLCELHSVVSSAASVAELPAERLAQSRQGVRQAWQGLEQLLETVQHSPPLSWLVGPFTLHPNGQQL from the exons ATGTCTGCTCAAGATGAAGGAGGCCGGGATCCCCCCAAACCCAAGGGCAAG ACCCTGGGCAGCTTCTTTGGGTCCCTGCCTGGCTTCAGTTCTGCCCAGAACCAGGTGGCCCACGCCCACAGCTCAGCGAGAGAGGCCCGGCCGGTCGCCCATCCCACAGGTGCTCCAGCTGCCGAGACTGCCCAGCCCCAGGCTGAGG TGGCCACCGACCCGGAGCAGACGACCAGGGACGTTGAGAAGACGCTGCCGCTTTCAGACAGG GTCATCTCCAGGACAAACGACCTAGTGTGGTCCAAGATGACCAGGACCAAGGATGCGTTCTCGTGTGGGATGGCCAACATCGTGGACACAGCTAAAGGCGTGGTCCAAGGAGGCCTGGGCATGACCCAGTCCACACTCACAGGCACCAAGGATGCAGTGTCCACTGGACTCACTGGGGCAGTGAACATGGCCAAGGGCACCGTCCAGATGGGCATGGACACCACCAAGACTGTCCTGACAGGCACCAAAGATGCAGTGTCCAGTGGGCTCACTGGAGCAATGGGTGTGGCCAAAGGAACCGTCCAGATGGGTGTGGACACCACCAGGACCGTCCTCACAGGCACGAAAGATGCAGTGTCCAGTGGGCTCACTGGGTCAGTGAACATGGCCAAGGGCACCGTCCAAACTGGCATGGACACCACCAAGACCGTCCTGACAGGCACCAAAGATGCAGTGTCCACTGGGCTCACTGGAGCAATGGGCGTGGCCAAAGGAACCGTCCAGATGGGCGTGGACACCACCAAGACCGTCCTGACAGGCACCAAAGATGCAGTGTCTACTGGGCTCACTGGGGCAGTGAACATGGCCAAGGGCACCGTCCAAACTGGCATGGACACCACCAAGACCGTCCTGACAGGCACCAAAGATGCAATGTCCACTGGGCTCACTGGGGCAATGGGCGTGGCCAAAGGAACCGTCCAGATGGGCGTGGACACCACCAAGACCGTCCTGACAGGCACCAAAGATGCAGTGTCTACTGGGCTCACTGGGGCAGTGAATATGGCCAAGGGCACTGTCCAGACCGGCATGGACACCACCAAGACCGTCCTAACAGGCACCAAAGATGCAGTGTCCACTGGGCTCACTGGAGCAATGGGTGTGGCCAAGGGAGCCGTCCAGACAGGCGTGGACACCACCAAGACTGTCCTCACAGGCACCAAAGATGCAATGTCCGCTGGCCTCACTGGGGCAGTGAACATGGCCAAGGGCACTGTCCAAACTGGCATGGATACCACCAAGACCGTCCTGACAGGCACCAAAGATGCAGTGTCCACTGGGCTCACTGGGGCAGTGAACATGGCCAAGGGCACCGTCCAAACTGGCATGGACACCACCAAGACTGTCCTGATAGGCTCCAAAGATGCAATGTCCGCTGGCCTCACTGGAGCAATGGGCGTGGCCAAGGGGGCCGTCCAGACGGGCATGGACACCACCAAGACCGTCCTGACAGGCACCAAAGATGCAGTGTCCACTGGGCTCACTGGGGCAGTGAACATGGCCAAGGGCACCGTCCAGACGGGCGTGGACACCACCAAGACCGTCCTCACAGGCACCAAAGATGCAATGTCCGCTGGACTCACTGGGGCAATGGGCGTGGCCAAAGGAACCGTCCAGATGGGCGTGGACACCACCAAGACCGTCCTGACAGGCACCAAAGATGCAGTGTCCAGTGGGCTCACTGGGGCAGTGAACATGGCCAAGGGCACCGTCCAAACTGGCATGGACACCACCAAGACCGTCCTCACAGGGACCAAAGATGCAATGTCCGCTGGCCTCACTGGAGCAATGGGTGTGGCCAAAGGATCTGTCCAGATGGGCGTGGACACCACCAAGACCGTCCTGACAGGCACCAAAGATGCAATGTCCGCTGGACTCACTGGAGCAATGGGTGTGGCCAAAGGAACCGTCCAGATGGGCGTGGACACCACCAAGACTGTCCTGACAGGCACCAAAGATGCAATGTCCGCTGGACTCACTGGAGCAATGGGTGTGGCCAAAGGAACCGTCCAGATGGGCGTGGACACCACCAAGACTGTCCTGACAGGCACCAAAGATGCAATGTCCGCTGGACTCCATGGGGCAGTGGGTGTGGCCAAAGGAACCGTCCAGATGGGCGTGGACACCACCAAGACTGTCCTGACAGGCACCAAAGATGCAATGTCTGCTGGACTCCATGGGGCAATGGGTGTGGCCAAAGGAACTGTCCAAACTAGCATGGACACCACCAAGACCGTCCTCACAGGGACCAAAGATGCAATGTCCGCTGGCCTCACTGGAGCAATGGGTGTGGCCAAAGGAACCGTCCAGATGGGCGTGGACACCACCAAGACTGTCCTGACAGGCACCAAAGATGCAATGTCCACTGGCCTCACTGGCGCAATGGGCGTGGCCAAAGGAACCGTCCAGACCGGCGTCGACACCACCAAGACTGTCCTGACAGGCACCAAAGATGCAATGTCCGCTGGCCTCACTGGAGCAATGGGCATGGCCAAGGGGGCCGTCCAGTCGGGCATGGACACCACCAAGACTGTCCTCACAGGCACCAAAGATGCAGTGTCCGCTGGCCTCACTGGAGCAATGGGCGTGGCCAAGGGGGCCATCCAGACTGGCGTGGACACCACCAATACCGTCCTGACAGGCACCAAAGATGCAGTGTCCACAGGGCTCACTGGGGCAGTGAATGTGGCTACAGGGGCTTTGCAAACTGGGCTGAATACAACCACAAATGTTTCAGCTGGCACAAGGAACACCATCTCCAGTGGCATGGCTGGTGCCGTGAACGTGGCCAATGCTGCTGCCCAGTGGGGTCTGGACACCTCGAAGGCTGTCCTCACCGGCACCAAAGACGCCGTGTCCACTGGGCTCACCAGGGTAGGGAACGTGGCCCGAGGAGGTGTGCAGACTGGTCTCGGAACCATCCAGAACTGGTTACCTGTTTCCCAGGATGCTGCCTCTGGTGGACTCGCCACTTCCGGAGCCCCAGATGAAGGAGAACAAACCATCCTGAACCCTCATGAGGCTCAGTCTTGTGGGGTCTCCAGGCCCCCGGACACTCTGTGTGCACGCCTGGACCTTGCTGGGAAAGCCACCACTAATACAAAGGGCCTCGTGTCAGCTGAGGTGACTTTCACCCCAGAGGCCGCCCTGGGCAAGAAGGATGATGTAGGGCCTGGGGCCACCACTTGCAGCCAGGAAGGAGCCCGGGGCTTTGCAACACTCCGGCACACACTGGAGGAGCTGGGGGAGATCTTCCAGCCCATGAGCGCCGAGGAGCAAG CTCAGCTGGCTGCCTCCCAGCCCCGGCTGAGGGAGGCCATGGCCGACCAAAGCAGCTACTTCGTGCGTCTGGGCGACTTGGACCCCAGCTTCCGCCAGCGGGCTTTCGAGCACGCCTTGAGCCACCTGCAGCAAGGCCAGTTCCAGGCCCTGGACGTGCTGGCCCAGCTCGAGGACGCCTTCTGGCTG ATTGAGAAGGCCCAGCAGGCTCCAGACCGGCAGCCGTGGCCGGACCAGGACCTGAGCAGCCAAGCCGGCGCCCAAGAG GTGCCAGCCGCCGGGGCTCTGTCCAGGGTCTGCAGCCTTGTCCAGCAGCTCCATGTGGCCTACAGCAGCCTGGCCTCCGGCCTCCAGGGCCTCCCCGCCGAGCTCCGGTGGCAGCTCAGGCAGGCGCGGCACAGCCTCTGCGAGCTCCACAGCGTTGTCTCCTCTGCCGCCTCCGTGGCGGAGCTGCCAGCCGAGCGCCTGGCCCAGAGCCGCCAGGGCGTACGCCAGGCGTGGCAGGGGCTGGAGCAGCTGCTGGAGACCGTGCAGCACAGCCCTCCACTCAGCTGGCTGGTGGGGCCCTTCACCCTGCACCCCAATGGGCAGCAGTTGTag
- the LRG1 gene encoding leucine-rich alpha-2-glycoprotein, protein MEKREAAMSSWSLERKQSPIGWDSHLSRILFLLLLSVVSAQGVTPNPDACLVSHSGNGSSISCQPPARLPHYFPADTVYLAVEFFNLTQLPANTLQGIPNLQELHLSSNQLEDLSAKFLLPVPQLKVLDLTRNALTRLPPGLFQVSAALHTLVLKENQLKVLEASWLHSLKALRHLDLSGNQLQTLPPGLLANFTDLLILDLGNNQLQTLPPDLLSGPLRLERLHLEGNRLQELGKGLLVHQPKLRYLFLNNNRLATVAAGAFRGLQKLDMLDLSNNLLTTVPKGLWMSLGKAAGNMKDGFDLSGNPWICDRKLDDLFEWLVANEGKMFFRNDTRCAGPKALKGQMLLVVARSP, encoded by the exons ATGGAAAAGAGAGAGGCCGCCATGTCCTCTTGGAGCCTAGAGCGAAAACAGAG CCCAATAGGCTGGGACTCCCATCTTTCTAGAATCCTCTTCCTGCTGCTGTTATCTGTGGTCTCAGCCCAGGGGGTCACCCCAAATCCAGACGCCTGCCTGGTGTCCCACTCGGGTAACGGCAGCTCCATCTCCTGCCAACCACCTGCCAGACTCCCCCACTACTTCCCAGCTGACACCGTCTACCTGGCCGTGGAGTTCTTCAACCTGACTCAGCTGCCTGCCAACACCCTCCAGGGCATCCCTAACCTCCAGGAACTGCACCTTTCCAGCAACCAGCTGGAGGACCTCTCCGCCAAGTTCCTGCTGCCTGTGCCTCAGCTAAAGGTGCTTGATCTGACCCGCAACGCCCTGACCCGGCTGCCTCCTGGCCTCTTCCAGGTCTCAGCTGCCCTCCACACCCTGGTGCTGAAGGAAAACCAGCTGAAAGTTCTGGAGGCCTCGTGGCTGCACAGCCTGAAAGCCCTGCGGCATCTGGACCTATCCGGGAACCAGCTCCAGACGCTGCCCCCTGGGCTGCTGGCCAATTTCACCGACCTGCTCATCCTTGATCTTGGCAATAACCAGCTGCAGACTTTGCCCCCTGACCTTCTGAGCGGCCCCTTGAGGTTGGAACGGCTGCACCTCGAGGGCAATAGGTTGCAGGAGCTCGGAAAGGGCCTTCTGGTGCACCAGCCAAAACTGCGCTACCTCTTCCTGAACAACAACAGGCTGGCCACGGTGGCAGCCGGCGCCTTCCGAGGTCTGCAGAAGCTGGACATGCTGGACCTCTCCAACAACTTGCTGACCACCGTGCCCAAGGGGCTCTGGATGTCCTTGGGGAAGGCTGCCGGAAACATGAAGGATGGCTTTGACCTCTCAGGTAATCCCTGGATCTGCGACCGGAAACTGGATGACCTCTTTGAGTGGCTGGTGGCCAACGAAGGCAAGATGTTCTTCCGCAATGACACACGCTGTGCTGGCCCTAAAGCCTTGAAGGGCCAAATGCTCCTAGTGGTGGCCAGGTCCCCTTga
- the PLIN5 gene encoding perilipin-5: MSEDEAAQAPRPSLWEQDQQNVVQRVAALPLVRATCTAVSDAYSAAKDRHPLLGSACRLAEHCMCGLTTRALDHAQPLLSHLQPQLATVNDLACRGLDKLGEKLPFLQQPSETVVTSAKDVVASGVTGVVGLARQGRRWSVELKRSMSHAVDIVLGKSEELVDHFLPMTEEELAALAAEVEGPEVGSVEEQRRHQGYFVRLGSLSARLRHLAYEHSLGKLRRRKHHAQDTLAQLQETLELIDHMQCGVTPITPAHPGKVHELWEGWSQHSPENGRRSQAELETLVLSRSLMRELQSTVDALETSVRGLPPSAREKVAEVRRSVDALQAAFADASCFEDVPAAVLAEGRGSVARAYTCVEELLELVVQAVPLPWLVGPFAPILVERPGPPPDLEALVDEVVGGPDPRWAHLNWPAQQRAWQAQYGDGMGLSGDIPEEEPEPPSRRKHTLMPELDF, from the exons ATGTCAGAAGACGAGGCGGCTCAGGCCCCCAGACCCAGCTTGTGGGAGCAGGACCAGCAG AACGTGGTGCAGCGTGTGGCGGCCCTGCCCCTGGTCAGGGCCACGTGCACCGCAGTCTCCGATGCTTACAGCGCCGCCAAGGACAGGCACCCGCTGCTGGGCTCCGCCTGCCGTCTGGCTGAGCACTGCATGTGTGGCCTGACCACACGTGCCCTGGACCACGCCCAGCCGCTGCTCAGCCACCTGCAGCCCCAGC TGGCCACAGTGAACGATCTCGCCTGCAGGGGCCTGGACAAGCTGGGGGAGAAGCTGCCCTTTCTCCAGCAACCTTCAGAGACG GTGGTGACCTCGGCCAAGGACGTGGTGGCCAGCGGCGTGACAGGCGTGGTAGGCCTGGCTCGGCAAGGCCGCCGCTGGAGTGTGGAGCTGAAACGATCCATGAGCCACGCCGTGGACATAGTGCTGGGCAAGTCAGAGGAGCTGGTGGACCACTTTCTGCCCATGACTGAGGAGGAGCTTG CGGCTCTGGCAGCAGAGGTTGAGGGCCCGGAAGTGGGCTCCGTGGAAGAGCAGCGGAGACATCAGGGCTACTTTGTACGCCTGGGTTCCCTGTCGGCGCGGCTCCGCCACCTGGCATACGAGCACtctctggggaaactgaggcggaGGAAACACCACGCCCAGGACACGCTGGCCCAGTTGCAGGAGACTCTGGAGCTG ATTGACCACATGCAGTGTGGAGTGACGCCCATCACCCCAGCCCACCCTGGGAAGGTGCATGAGCTGTGGGAGGGCTGGAGCCAGCACTCCCCAGAGAACGGCCGCCGCAGTCAG gCAGAGCTGGAGACCCTGGTGCTGTCCCGCAGCCTGATGCGGGAGCTGCAGAGCACCGTGGACGCGCTGGAGACTAGCGTGCGGGGCCTGCCTCCCAGCGCCCGGGAGAAGGTGGCCGAGGTGCGGCGCAGCGTGGACGCCCTGCAGGCCGCCTTCGCCGACGCCAGCTGCTTCGAGGACGTGCCGGCGGCCGTGCTGGCCGAGGGCCGGGGCAGCGTGGCCCGGGCCTACACGTGCGTGGAGGAGCTGCTGGAGCTGGTGGTGCAGGCCGTGCCCCTGCCCTGGCTGGTCGGGCCCTTCGCGCCCATCCTCGTGGAGCGGCCCGGGCCTCCGCCCGACCTGGAGGCCCTGGTAGATGAGGTCGTGGGGGGGCCCGACCCCCGCTGGGCACACCTGAACTGGCCGGCCCAGCAGAGAGCCTGGCAAGCCCAGTACGGGGATGGGATGGGCCTCTCCGGGGACATTCCCGAGGAGGAGCCTGAGCCCCCCAGTCGCCGCAAGCACACCCTGATGCCAGAACTGGACTTCTGA